From Labrus mixtus unplaced genomic scaffold, fLabMix1.1 SCAFFOLD_88, whole genome shotgun sequence, the proteins below share one genomic window:
- the LOC132967170 gene encoding uncharacterized protein LOC132967170 isoform X2 produces MASPGSLSLPGLQQPSVYLVDCLKIPAHLGAAESLQPEDGPRVLVVRGLSVCLVDCMRTPGLRSQMVHLAAEQTEASVDLELKEEYEGNQLMYLKEDELDQHPDRCGTGADICDDGSDREGDGGGGSGGVISLKQDQELCDTKSQTRPSHDATTLVPHEEEAEEPGGKCLNLNLKDLETYRQDDTSELLSLLCVLQQ; encoded by the exons ATGGCGTCACccggctctctgtctctgccggGTCTCCAGCAGCCGTCTGTCTACCTGGTGGACTGTTTGAAGATTCCAGCACACCTGGGAGCTGCTGAGAGTCTGCAGCCTGAAG ATGGACCCCGGGTCCTCGTGGTGAGGGGTCTTTCTGTCTGCTTGGTGGACTGCATGAGAACTCCAGGACTGAGAAGCCAGATGGTCCACTTGGCAGCAGAGCAGACTGAGGCCAGCGTGGACTTGGAGTTGAAAGAGGAGTATGAAGGAAACCAGCTGATGTACCTGAAGGAGGACGAGCTGGACCAGCACCCAGACCGGTGCGGCACTGGAGCAGATATCTGTGACGACGGCTCCGACCGCGAG GGGGATGGCGGCGGTGGCTCAGGTGGCGTCATTAGTCTCAAACAGGATCAGGAACTTTGTGACACCAAGTCACAGACCCGACCTTCACATGATGCCACCACGTTGGTGCCACATGAAGAAGAAGCCGAGGAGCCCGGAGGTAAATGTTTGAATCTGAACCTGAAGGATTTAGAGACTTACCGTCAGGATGATACGTCTgaacttctctctctcctctgtgtcctccaaCAATAA